In one window of Candidatus Hydrogenedentota bacterium DNA:
- the rpmF gene encoding 50S ribosomal protein L32 — protein sequence MPVPKRRTGQAKKRMRRSHHALTPVNVIESPDSGEAVLPHRVCLKTGFYKGRVVIKPKSA from the coding sequence ATGCCGGTACCCAAGAGACGAACGGGACAGGCCAAGAAGCGGATGCGCCGCTCGCACCACGCGCTGACGCCCGTCAATGTGATTGAAAGCCCGGACTCCGGCGAGGCGGTGCTGCCGCACCGGGTCTGCCTGAAGACCGGGTTCTACAAGGGCCGCGTGGTCATCAAGCCGAAGAGCGCCTGA
- the plsX gene encoding phosphate acyltransferase PlsX, with product MRIALDAMGTDNSPDVEIRGAVQASLNSDIHVVLVGDEAVLTPKLAAFPKRGQISIRHAPQSIGMHEPPVMAVRNKKNASMLVAMRLVKDGECAAVASAGNTGAVMVAARTVLGPIRGVARSAISQTLPTSTGKVVLLDLGANVDCTTRQLCEFAEMGIAYSQYALGVNNPRVGLLNIGEEGQKGGAVMREVHRNLSNAKHMNFVGNIEPRALYEGRADVVVCDGFIGNLFLKTSEAAAFFMGKMLREQFLSSSMSKLGAVLAGKALRELKARVDPNEYPGAPLLGINGTVIILHGASSPRGVENAILGAKLAIENRLNDHIRENVAKLRQHEINLLMQEGREAEEE from the coding sequence ATGCGAATCGCCCTTGACGCGATGGGCACCGACAATTCGCCGGATGTCGAGATACGGGGCGCGGTCCAGGCCAGCCTCAACAGCGACATCCATGTCGTGCTGGTGGGCGACGAGGCCGTGCTGACGCCGAAACTGGCCGCGTTCCCAAAGCGCGGCCAGATTTCCATCCGGCACGCGCCCCAGAGCATCGGCATGCACGAGCCGCCGGTGATGGCGGTGCGGAACAAGAAGAACGCCTCGATGCTGGTGGCCATGCGCCTGGTGAAGGACGGCGAGTGCGCCGCCGTGGCCAGCGCGGGCAACACCGGCGCGGTGATGGTGGCGGCGCGCACGGTGCTGGGCCCCATCCGGGGCGTGGCCCGCTCGGCCATCAGCCAGACCCTCCCCACCTCCACGGGCAAGGTGGTCCTCCTCGACCTGGGCGCCAACGTGGACTGCACCACGCGCCAGCTCTGCGAGTTCGCCGAGATGGGCATCGCCTATTCGCAGTACGCCCTGGGGGTGAACAACCCCCGCGTGGGGCTGCTGAACATCGGCGAGGAGGGGCAGAAGGGCGGCGCGGTCATGCGCGAGGTGCACCGCAACCTCAGCAACGCGAAGCACATGAACTTCGTGGGGAACATCGAGCCGCGCGCCCTGTACGAGGGCCGCGCGGACGTGGTGGTCTGCGACGGGTTCATCGGCAACCTCTTCCTGAAGACCAGCGAGGCCGCCGCCTTCTTCATGGGCAAAATGCTCCGCGAGCAGTTCCTCAGCTCGTCCATGAGCAAGCTGGGCGCGGTCCTCGCCGGAAAGGCGCTGCGCGAGCTGAAGGCCCGCGTGGACCCCAATGAATACCCCGGCGCGCCCCTGCTGGGCATCAACGGCACGGTCATCATCCTCCATGGCGCCTCCTCGCCGCGCGGGGTTGAGAACGCCATTCTCGGGGCGAAACTGGCCATCGAGAACCGCCTCAACGACCACATCCGCGAGAATGTCGCCAAACTGCGCCAGCACGAGATCAACCTGCTGATGCAGGAGGGGAGGGAGGCGGAGGAGGAATGA
- a CDS encoding DUF177 domain-containing protein, whose protein sequence is MNPLRIPVTSIGEEGLTLDARVPVREVQPPDTRPVPMDEVRVAGFFQEMGGEFLFRGRLRGVYAQPCDRCLAEARVPLDAEVAWVYAERPDGVMAEISDEDDGLPEGEDGGAPAPPVGVILLAPKIWEELVLAAPLKMVCGESCRGLCPRCGANLNEGDCACSRTAEKETAETPESPLAALARLFPELANKKSEE, encoded by the coding sequence GTGAACCCATTGCGCATCCCTGTGACCTCCATCGGGGAGGAGGGCCTGACCCTGGACGCCCGGGTTCCCGTGCGCGAGGTTCAGCCCCCCGACACGCGGCCCGTCCCCATGGACGAGGTTCGTGTGGCGGGTTTTTTCCAGGAGATGGGCGGCGAGTTCCTCTTTCGCGGGCGGCTGCGCGGCGTGTACGCGCAGCCCTGCGACCGGTGCCTCGCGGAGGCGCGCGTCCCCCTGGACGCGGAGGTGGCGTGGGTGTACGCGGAGCGGCCGGACGGCGTGATGGCGGAGATATCGGACGAAGACGACGGGCTTCCCGAAGGGGAAGACGGCGGCGCGCCCGCCCCCCCGGTCGGGGTCATTCTTTTGGCCCCGAAAATCTGGGAGGAGCTGGTGCTCGCCGCCCCGTTGAAAATGGTGTGCGGGGAATCGTGCCGGGGCCTGTGCCCCCGATGCGGCGCCAACCTCAACGAGGGTGACTGCGCCTGTTCCCGGACCGCGGAAAAAGAGACGGCGGAGACGCCGGAAAGCCCGCTGGCCGCGCTGGCCCGGCTCTTTCCGGAGCTCGCCAACAAGAAATCGGAGGAGTGA
- a CDS encoding ACP S-malonyltransferase: MTAFLFPGQGSQKPGMCRELHDVSPAARNAFAEMARLHGGGDGFLSLLFHGEEAALNDTRNAQPGLLAAGWAVFRHLGSLALRPSLCAGHSLGEITALAAAGALDPADAMRLVRERARLMCGDVPEGGMAAVLGLDAERIAEALPAGVQVANYNGPAQTIISGTRAGLDAAAETLKNAGAKRVLPLKVSGPFHSEWMRPAAEKLARFLEGVPLETPRCRFVSSVSGREESAPDTLRRLLAEQLCGPVRWTEVMRVTGAVNAVEAGPGTVLAGLAKRMEGGPTVWPAETPEQCAAAARELSKP, from the coding sequence ATGACCGCGTTTCTCTTCCCCGGACAGGGAAGCCAGAAACCCGGCATGTGCCGCGAACTGCACGATGTCTCCCCCGCCGCCCGGAATGCCTTTGCGGAAATGGCCCGCCTCCACGGCGGCGGTGACGGGTTCCTCTCCCTCCTCTTCCACGGTGAGGAGGCCGCGCTCAACGACACCCGGAACGCGCAGCCCGGGCTGCTCGCGGCGGGCTGGGCCGTCTTCCGGCACCTCGGCTCCCTGGCGCTGCGCCCCTCCCTCTGCGCCGGGCACAGCCTGGGCGAAATCACCGCGCTCGCCGCCGCCGGCGCGCTGGACCCCGCCGACGCCATGCGGCTGGTGCGCGAGCGCGCCCGGCTGATGTGCGGGGATGTGCCGGAGGGGGGCATGGCCGCCGTGCTGGGTCTGGACGCGGAAAGAATCGCCGAAGCGCTGCCCGCCGGGGTCCAGGTGGCCAATTACAACGGACCGGCCCAGACCATCATCTCCGGCACCCGCGCCGGGCTGGACGCCGCGGCGGAGACACTGAAAAACGCGGGCGCGAAGCGCGTCCTGCCCCTGAAAGTCTCCGGCCCCTTCCACTCGGAGTGGATGCGGCCCGCCGCCGAAAAACTGGCGCGCTTTCTGGAGGGCGTCCCCCTGGAAACGCCCCGTTGCCGCTTTGTCTCCTCCGTCTCCGGCCGGGAGGAGTCCGCGCCGGACACCCTGCGCCGACTGCTGGCGGAGCAGTTGTGCGGGCCGGTGCGCTGGACCGAAGTGATGCGCGTGACGGGCGCCGTGAACGCCGTCGAGGCCGGGCCGGGCACGGTGCTCGCCGGACTCGCCAAACGCATGGAGGGCGGGCCAACGGTTTGGCCCGCCGAAACCCCGGAACAGTGCGCGGCCGCCGCGCGGGAACTGTCAAAACCTTAA
- a CDS encoding beta-ketoacyl-ACP reductase, protein MNRFEDKKVLVTGGTRGIGRACVEAFLAEGARVVFCGRDLERVRQTAGELGERALGLACDVGDAAAVEEMAGEAEEWLGGLDVLVCNSGIARFDFLVRMKDADWDAVQQVNLNGVFYCCRAVSKGMIKRRGGRIVTVSSIMGLHGGSGMTNYSAAKGGIIGFTKAMAQELARRNITANVVAPGYTETDMTSTMTPETVKTLMERIPLGRSAQPAEIAKAVLFLASDDASYITGEVLCVDGGLTM, encoded by the coding sequence ATGAACCGTTTCGAGGACAAGAAGGTGCTGGTCACAGGCGGCACGCGCGGCATTGGACGCGCCTGCGTGGAGGCCTTCCTGGCCGAGGGCGCCCGTGTGGTGTTTTGCGGACGCGACCTGGAGCGGGTGCGGCAGACCGCCGGGGAACTCGGGGAGCGCGCACTGGGGCTGGCCTGCGACGTGGGCGACGCGGCGGCGGTGGAGGAAATGGCCGGCGAGGCGGAGGAATGGCTCGGGGGGCTGGACGTGCTGGTCTGCAATTCGGGCATCGCGCGCTTCGATTTCCTGGTGCGCATGAAGGACGCCGACTGGGACGCGGTGCAGCAGGTCAACCTCAACGGCGTTTTCTACTGCTGCCGCGCGGTCTCGAAGGGGATGATTAAGCGGCGGGGCGGCCGCATTGTCACGGTCAGCTCCATCATGGGCCTGCACGGCGGCAGCGGCATGACCAACTACAGCGCGGCCAAGGGCGGCATCATCGGGTTCACCAAGGCCATGGCCCAGGAACTGGCCCGCCGCAACATCACGGCGAACGTGGTGGCGCCGGGCTACACCGAGACGGACATGACCTCGACCATGACCCCGGAAACGGTCAAGACGCTGATGGAGCGGATTCCCCTGGGCCGCTCGGCGCAGCCCGCCGAAATCGCGAAGGCGGTGCTGTTCCTGGCGTCGGACGACGCGTCGTACATCACCGGCGAGGTGCTCTGCGTGGACGGCGGACTGACGATGTAG